From one Cupriavidus sp. P-10 genomic stretch:
- a CDS encoding tripartite tricarboxylate transporter substrate binding protein — protein sequence MTADTISRRAMLARMRGLMLLGAALAPLAALAQGYPARTVRLISPYGPGGSNDTSARLLAEALSRKYGKQFVVENKPGAGTRVANETLARAAPDGYTLLWAAAPFAINTAAGLPQQYDIHKDFVAVGPRVAGPVFLIVKAESPARSVADFVKLARARAEGVTFASPGAGSGPHLTAELFGAQAKFKVLNVHYRGDATAYTELLAGRVDATLTAITTALPFIKAGKLRVLAVASEQRTPVYPDAPTFVEQGFPGVIGSGWFGLMAPAGTPAAIVRQLNQDASAVLSSTDVRNKLAALGLQPEPVDSAGFARFIDAEVRKWATVIKASGVVLE from the coding sequence ATGACCGCCGACACGATATCGCGCAGGGCCATGCTGGCCCGCATGCGTGGCCTGATGCTGCTGGGCGCGGCGCTGGCGCCGCTGGCCGCGCTGGCGCAGGGGTATCCGGCGCGCACGGTGCGGCTGATTTCCCCGTATGGCCCCGGCGGGTCCAACGACACCTCGGCGCGGCTGCTGGCCGAAGCGCTGAGCCGCAAGTACGGCAAGCAGTTCGTGGTCGAGAACAAGCCCGGCGCTGGCACCCGGGTTGCCAATGAAACGCTGGCGCGCGCCGCCCCCGACGGCTACACGCTGCTGTGGGCGGCCGCGCCGTTTGCCATCAATACGGCGGCCGGGCTGCCGCAGCAATACGACATCCACAAGGATTTCGTCGCGGTGGGGCCGCGCGTGGCCGGCCCGGTGTTCCTGATCGTCAAGGCGGAATCGCCGGCGCGTTCGGTCGCGGATTTCGTGAAGCTGGCGCGCGCCAGGGCGGAAGGCGTGACCTTCGCCTCGCCGGGCGCCGGTTCCGGGCCGCACCTGACGGCGGAGCTGTTCGGTGCCCAGGCGAAGTTCAAGGTGCTGAACGTGCATTACCGCGGCGATGCCACTGCCTACACCGAGCTGCTGGCCGGCCGCGTCGATGCCACGCTGACTGCCATCACGACGGCGCTGCCGTTTATCAAGGCTGGCAAGCTGCGGGTGCTGGCGGTCGCGTCGGAACAGCGCACGCCGGTCTATCCCGATGCGCCCACCTTCGTCGAGCAGGGCTTTCCCGGCGTGATTGGCTCCGGCTGGTTCGGCCTGATGGCGCCGGCCGGCACGCCCGCCGCCATCGTGCGCCAGCTCAACCAGGATGCCAGCGCCGTGCTGTCCAGTACGGATGTGCGCAACAAGCTGGCGGCGCTGGGGTTGCAGCCGGAGCCGGTGGACAGCGCCGGCTTTGCGCGGTTCATCGACGCGGAAGTGCGCAAGTGGGCCACGGTGATCAAGGCCAGTGGCGTGGTGCTGGAGTAG
- a CDS encoding DUF1254 domain-containing protein, whose amino-acid sequence MTPSHADSRTPALAREAVLYTLPLYEMARMRAATCPRRRREGAFADERPDGTLRWVNQFFHTRQLLGPQHRQVVTPNNDTLYSNAWLDLSQGPLLLEVPDSAGRYYVLGLLDFYTNPFAYIGSRTTGTQAGRFLLHGPGWHGDAPAGATAIACPTDAVWLLGRLLVDGADDLPAVHALQERIRLTLPDGGDPVRACDVGMQPNEHLGASPQQVRRYAEVVNRALRENPPPADEAATVQAFAPLGLGAACEGVALDDTQVMLLAAAMEKVLAELARPMPSALGGGWSLPVEIGASFGARYAERAQVARNYIGALGMEEAMYIIADCDAHGRPLDGNEPHELVFPAGQLPQVGAFWSLTMYGKGDCMLVENPIGRYSLGDRSPSLRYEPDGSLRLRLGAAAPRDAACHGNWLPAPAGPFYVALRLYVPGEAHLGKTFPYPGIQSAEA is encoded by the coding sequence ATGACGCCATCCCACGCTGACTCACGCACGCCCGCGCTGGCCCGCGAAGCCGTGCTGTACACGCTGCCGCTCTACGAAATGGCGCGCATGCGCGCCGCCACCTGCCCGCGCCGCCGGCGTGAAGGCGCTTTTGCCGACGAGCGCCCGGACGGCACGCTGCGCTGGGTCAACCAGTTCTTCCACACGCGCCAGCTGCTTGGCCCGCAGCACCGGCAGGTGGTCACGCCCAACAACGACACGCTGTACAGCAACGCGTGGCTGGACCTGTCGCAGGGACCGCTGCTGCTGGAGGTGCCGGACAGCGCCGGCCGCTACTACGTGCTCGGGCTCCTCGATTTCTATACCAATCCCTTTGCCTACATCGGCAGCCGCACCACGGGCACGCAGGCCGGGCGCTTCCTGCTGCACGGCCCCGGCTGGCACGGCGACGCACCGGCTGGCGCCACCGCCATCGCCTGTCCGACCGATGCGGTGTGGCTGCTGGGCCGGCTGCTGGTGGACGGCGCGGACGACCTGCCCGCGGTGCATGCGCTGCAGGAGCGCATCCGGCTGACGCTGCCGGATGGCGGCGACCCCGTGCGCGCCTGCGACGTCGGCATGCAGCCCAACGAACACCTCGGCGCGTCGCCGCAGCAGGTGCGGCGCTACGCTGAAGTGGTGAACCGCGCGCTGCGCGAGAACCCGCCGCCTGCGGACGAGGCGGCGACCGTGCAAGCCTTCGCGCCGCTGGGCCTCGGTGCTGCGTGCGAGGGTGTGGCGCTGGACGACACGCAGGTAATGCTGCTGGCCGCTGCCATGGAAAAGGTGCTGGCTGAACTGGCCCGGCCGATGCCTTCCGCGCTGGGCGGCGGCTGGAGCCTGCCGGTCGAGATCGGCGCGTCGTTCGGCGCGCGCTATGCCGAGCGCGCGCAGGTGGCGCGCAACTACATCGGCGCGCTGGGCATGGAAGAGGCCATGTACATCATCGCCGACTGCGACGCGCACGGCCGTCCGCTCGACGGCAACGAGCCGCACGAGCTGGTGTTCCCAGCCGGCCAGCTGCCGCAGGTGGGCGCGTTCTGGTCGCTGACCATGTACGGCAAGGGCGACTGCATGCTGGTGGAGAACCCGATCGGCCGCTACTCGCTGGGCGACCGCTCGCCCAGCCTTCGCTATGAGCCGGACGGCAGCCTGCGCCTGCGCCTGGGCGCCGCAGCGCCGCGCGACGCGGCGTGCCACGGCAACTGGCTGCCGGCGCCGGCGGGGCCCTTCTACGTGGCCCTGCGGCTCTACGTGCCAGGCGAGGCGCACCTCGGCAAGACCTTCCCGTATCCGGGCATCCAGTCCGCGGAGGCATGA
- a CDS encoding DUF1254 domain-containing protein produces the protein MNHPAPQFFSAPVYGSSQEALVAAAAIPLVIYGYPLVETIRTCKVQTAVSEATGYGRAPVNTLSASERQWTHEDRDVVTPANDLLYFCGWANLADGPVTLRVPPLPQCDPQRDRYYVVELLDAYTNNFENLGPRNVPAEGGTVTLVGPGQHAEGEHVVACPTSLVWLLGRVLVQGPDDLAAAHAFESGFALDAPGKAMPQCVRDWRHTGSEALDFFQNLFNALREYPPTERELGAFTLLRKAGLKLEADIDVTALRAEIRTGLENAYRQAMQLIEAHTRSQGRKSWGYSLKLGLYGDDWLQRACTAMKGLGALRADEAIYAMADFDADSAPLHGAHAYELRFPPGMLPPAQAFWSVSLYGEDRFFSANEIGRYAVGDRTPGLRMEADGSLVIPISHRRPEQAEQAEHADNWLPAPAGPFYLILRLYHPAPAFIAGEYRIPPVRRIA, from the coding sequence ATGAACCATCCCGCGCCACAGTTCTTCTCCGCACCCGTCTACGGCTCCAGCCAGGAAGCGCTGGTCGCCGCCGCAGCCATCCCGCTGGTGATCTACGGCTATCCGCTGGTCGAGACGATCCGTACCTGCAAGGTGCAGACCGCGGTCAGCGAGGCCACCGGCTATGGCCGCGCCCCGGTCAACACGCTGTCGGCGAGCGAGCGCCAGTGGACGCATGAAGACCGCGACGTGGTCACGCCCGCCAATGACCTGCTGTACTTCTGCGGCTGGGCCAACCTGGCCGACGGACCGGTCACGCTGCGCGTGCCGCCGCTGCCGCAGTGTGACCCACAGCGCGACCGCTACTACGTGGTGGAGTTGCTGGATGCCTATACCAACAACTTCGAGAACCTGGGGCCGCGCAACGTACCGGCCGAAGGCGGCACCGTGACGCTGGTCGGACCCGGCCAGCACGCCGAAGGCGAGCATGTGGTGGCCTGCCCGACCTCGCTGGTGTGGCTGCTGGGGCGCGTGCTGGTGCAGGGCCCTGACGACCTCGCCGCGGCCCATGCGTTCGAAAGCGGCTTCGCGCTCGACGCCCCGGGCAAGGCGATGCCGCAATGCGTGCGCGACTGGCGCCACACGGGCAGCGAGGCGCTCGACTTCTTCCAGAACCTGTTCAACGCGCTGCGCGAGTATCCGCCCACCGAGCGCGAACTGGGCGCGTTCACGTTGCTGCGCAAGGCCGGCCTGAAGCTGGAAGCTGATATTGACGTGACGGCATTGCGCGCGGAGATCCGCACCGGCCTGGAGAACGCATATCGGCAGGCCATGCAGCTGATCGAGGCGCACACACGCAGCCAGGGCCGCAAGAGCTGGGGCTACAGCCTGAAGCTGGGCCTCTATGGCGACGACTGGCTGCAGCGCGCCTGCACCGCGATGAAGGGCCTCGGTGCGCTGCGCGCCGACGAAGCTATCTATGCGATGGCCGATTTCGACGCCGACAGCGCGCCGCTGCATGGCGCGCACGCGTACGAGCTGCGCTTCCCGCCCGGCATGCTGCCGCCGGCGCAGGCGTTCTGGTCGGTCTCCCTGTACGGCGAGGACCGCTTCTTCAGCGCCAACGAGATCGGCCGCTACGCCGTGGGAGACCGCACGCCGGGCCTGCGCATGGAGGCCGACGGCAGCCTGGTCATCCCGATCTCGCACCGCCGGCCCGAACAGGCCGAACAGGCCGAACACGCCGACAACTGGCTGCCGGCACCCGCGGGCCCGTTCTACCTGATCCTGCGCCTGTACCATCCCGCGCCGGCCTTTATCGCGGGCGAGTACCGCATTCCGCCGGTGCGCCGCATTGCCTGA
- a CDS encoding Bug family tripartite tricarboxylate transporter substrate binding protein → MQMHMHLPSRRMALRALGALGALAVALCGAVSPAHAGPYPDKPIRLVVPFPPGGGTDVVGRLLAAGLSKELGKTVVVENVAGATGTIGSAQVARAAPDGYTLVLGISATHAIAPAIFPRLPYDPLRDFVPVSRLFYGGNVLIAGPGFTGRDLPALIASARRPGADLTYGSWGNGSGGHLAGESLNVLGGIHLRHIPYKGVSPMLTDVMGGTLPVAMSDLAGTLPLIRSGKVRALAVTGSERSPALPDVPTFTEAGVAFGVDSWFGLFAPARTPAEIVDKLERATNAVMRDPAIKAQAEALGMRYTHQPRSAFAAQMRSDVPAWAALVKSSGAAQE, encoded by the coding sequence ATGCAAATGCACATGCACTTGCCGTCACGGCGCATGGCGCTGCGCGCACTGGGCGCACTTGGCGCGCTCGCCGTGGCGCTGTGCGGGGCGGTATCCCCCGCGCACGCCGGCCCCTATCCCGACAAGCCGATCCGGCTGGTCGTTCCGTTCCCGCCGGGCGGCGGCACCGACGTGGTCGGCCGGCTGCTGGCGGCGGGCCTGTCGAAGGAGCTTGGCAAGACCGTGGTGGTGGAGAACGTGGCCGGGGCCACCGGCACCATCGGCTCGGCCCAGGTCGCGCGCGCCGCGCCCGACGGCTACACGCTGGTGCTGGGCATCTCCGCCACGCATGCGATCGCGCCGGCGATCTTCCCCAGGCTGCCCTATGACCCGCTGCGCGACTTCGTGCCGGTCAGCCGGCTTTTCTACGGCGGCAACGTGCTGATCGCCGGCCCCGGCTTTACCGGCCGCGACCTGCCCGCGCTGATCGCCTCGGCCAGGCGCCCCGGCGCCGACCTGACCTACGGCTCGTGGGGCAACGGCTCCGGTGGCCATCTCGCCGGCGAAAGCCTCAACGTGCTGGGCGGCATCCACTTGCGCCACATCCCCTACAAAGGCGTCAGCCCCATGCTGACCGACGTGATGGGCGGCACGCTGCCCGTGGCCATGTCCGACCTCGCCGGCACGCTGCCGCTGATCCGTAGCGGCAAGGTGCGGGCGTTGGCGGTCACCGGCTCCGAGCGCTCGCCCGCGCTGCCCGACGTGCCGACCTTTACCGAAGCCGGCGTGGCGTTCGGTGTCGACAGCTGGTTCGGGCTGTTCGCTCCCGCGCGCACGCCGGCCGAGATCGTCGACAAGCTCGAACGCGCCACGAACGCCGTCATGCGCGACCCGGCCATCAAGGCGCAGGCCGAGGCGCTCGGCATGCGCTACACCCACCAGCCGCGCAGCGCCTTCGCCGCGCAGATGCGCAGCGATGTGCCCGCATGGGCCGCGCTGGTCAAGTCGAGCGGCGCGGCGCAGGAATGA